A region from the Neurospora crassa OR74A linkage group V, whole genome shotgun sequence genome encodes:
- a CDS encoding mito ribosomal protein S18, with amino-acid sequence MSSSRQFLSSALRQCRAAGQRTAQFSTTSPAAAIRDIPTTSFQNAPRTNTNTSSPSSNNNNNAGSSQYKSDMFNLLNSGAGSRGGRDSYNNARDVDGGQRYGSNSQKVQELLQSEVTSNNYMRMMRRRWNNGDVYAPRDLSPYEMKGRNGGWVEAADVVDELGFSPLDNYRNFSLISDYITPFGRIRHSKETGLKPVNQRKIAKMVRRAIGLGIHPSVHKHPEILKNSNGRHLLPLVVPKGQKANKTKNFDGEDEN; translated from the exons atgtcgTCCTCTCGTCAATTCCTCTCCTCTGCGCTCAGGCAGTGCCGCGCTGCCGGCCAGAGGACCGCCCAGTTCTCGACCACCTCACCGGCCGCTGCCA TCCGCGACATCCCCACCACTTCCTTCCAAAATGCCCCgcgcaccaacaccaacacctcgtcgccgtcgagcaacaacaacaacaacgccggCTCGAGCCAGTACAAGTCGGACATGTTCAACCTGCTAAACAGCGGCGCCGGCAGCCGGGGAGGAAGAGACAGCTACAACAACGCACGCGACGTCGACGGAGGACAGCGCTATGGCAGCAACAGCCAGAAGGTGCAGGAGCTGCTCCAGTCCGAGGTGACCTCCAACAACTACATGCGCATGATGAGGCGCCGGTGGAACAACGGCGACGTGTACGCGCCGCGCGACCTGTCACCGTACGAGATGAAGGGCAGGAACGGGGGATgggtggaggcggcggatGTGGTGGATGAGCTTGGGTTTAGTCCGTTGGATAACTATCGT AACTTCTCCCTCATCTCCGACTACATCACCCCCTTTGGGCGGATAAGGCACTCCAAGGAAACCGGCCTGAAACCCGTCAACCAGCGCAAGATCGCCAAGATGGTGCGGCGCGCCATCGGCCTCGGTATTCACCCCTCTGTGCACAAGCACCCCGAGATCCTCAAGAACAGCAACGGCAGGCACTTGTTGCCGCTTGTTGTGCCCAAGGGCCAGAAGGCGAACAAGACCAAGAACTttgatggagaggatgagAACTAG
- a CDS encoding U3 small nucleolar ribonucleoprotein IMP3, which translates to MVRKLKHAEQKLLRKTDFINYKSDNKHRDHDVARRYMIQKPEDYHKYNRMCGSLRQLAHRLSLLPPDNEVRRKHEELLLDKLYDMGILSSKSKLSQVEHQVTVSAFARRRLPVVMTRLRMAETVQAATKMIEQGHVRVGVEEVRDPAFLVTRSMEDFVTWSVGSKIKQNIMKYRDKLDDFELL; encoded by the exons ATGGTCCGCAAGCTCAAGCACGCGGAACAGAAGCTTCTTCGGAAGACCGACTTCATCAACTACAAGTCGGACAACAAGCACAGAGATCACGATGTCGCCAG ACGGTACATGATTCAGAAGCCCGAGGACTAT CACAAGTACAACAGGATGTGCGGT TCCCTCCGCCAACTCGCCCATCGTCTCAGTTTGCTTCCTCCAGACAACGAGGTGAGGCGAAAGCACGAGGAGCTTTTGCTCGACAAGCTTTACGACATGGGAATTCTGTCG TCCAAGTCGAAGCTGTCGCAGGTGGAGCACCAGGTCACAGTCTCGGCCTTTGCCAGGAGGCGACTGCCCGTCGTCATGACCAGACTTCGTATGGCCGAGACCGTGCAAGCAGCGACCAAGATGATTGAGCAGGGCCATGTCCGTGTGGGTGTCGAAGAGGTCCGTGATCCTGCTTTCCTGGTGACGAGGAGTATGGAGGACTTCGTCACTTGGTCTGTCGGCAGCAAGATCAAGCAGAACATTATGAAGTACCGCGACAAGTTGGACGATTTCGAGCTTCTTTGA